In Chrysiogenia bacterium, the genomic stretch TCAAGAAGTTCTCACAGCTCGAAGCGGCCGCCACCAAGCGCCACGGCGGCACGGGCCTGGGGCTGGCGATCGTGCAGCAACTAAGCGAGATGCTCGGCGGATCGGTCCGCCTTGAAAGTGAATACGGGCAGGGAAGCAGTTTCACCCTCACCCTGCCGCGATAAGCAGCGCGGCGCGCATTGCCGCATACAAGCAAGGAGCAAACAACCATGGATCAAACGCACAGGGGCAAGATCGTGATGATCGACGACGATCCCGAGCTACTCAACACTGCAAAGCGCCTGCTGGAGGGTGGCGGTTTCGAGGTCGACACCTACGACCGCGCGTTTAATGCGTCGAACTTCGTCGCGCGGGCACGGCCCGATCTTGTCCTGATGGACGTGAACATGCCCTTCCTCTCGGGCGACCAGCTCGCCGACATCTTCGCGCGCGATGCGGAGCTCGACCATGTGCCCATCGTGTTCTTCTCTTCGAATGACGAACACTCGCTTCGCAACCTGGTTAGGGAGCGCAAGGCGGCGGGCTATATCCAGAAGAGCGATCTGCTCTATGACTTCGTCGGCAAGGTCAGCCGCTTTGTGAACAAGAGCCGCATGGGGCTGGCACCCCAGGGCTGATTGCGCACACTACAAAAACAAAGAGCCCTCCGGATGGAGGGCTCTTTTCGTTGATGCTTGCTGATAGGCTCAGCTCGGCACGCCGCAGATCTGCCGG encodes the following:
- a CDS encoding response regulator, with the translated sequence MDQTHRGKIVMIDDDPELLNTAKRLLEGGGFEVDTYDRAFNASNFVARARPDLVLMDVNMPFLSGDQLADIFARDAELDHVPIVFFSSNDEHSLRNLVRERKAAGYIQKSDLLYDFVGKVSRFVNKSRMGLAPQG